One Desulfovibrio sp. ZJ209 genomic window carries:
- a CDS encoding NAD-dependent epimerase/dehydratase family protein produces MNAYEQLRNRLAAAPSRWLITGVAGFIGSNLLEQLLRLGQTVTGLDNFLTGYQKNLDMVHAAVGDEAWARFTFIEGDIRDFATCRRACEGADHVLHEAALGSVPRSIDDPLLTNGCNIDGFLNMLVAARDAKVQSFVYAASSSTYGDSPELPKVEDRIGRPLSPYAVTKYVDELYADVFARCYGFPSIGLRYFNVFGQRQDPYGAYAAVIPQWFASLIKGETVYINGDGETSRDFCYIDNVVQANLLASLAPKDAQNRIYNVAFGERTTLNELFALLRDEVVRHKPEAATAEPVHRDFRAGDVRHSLADISRARTLLGYDPRYDVREGLTLAGDWYAANL; encoded by the coding sequence ATGAACGCCTACGAACAGCTCCGCAACCGCCTCGCCGCCGCGCCCTCGCGCTGGCTCATCACGGGCGTGGCCGGCTTTATCGGTTCCAACCTGCTCGAGCAGCTCCTGCGGCTCGGCCAGACGGTCACGGGCCTCGACAACTTTCTCACCGGCTACCAGAAAAACCTCGACATGGTGCATGCGGCCGTGGGCGACGAGGCCTGGGCGCGCTTCACCTTCATCGAGGGCGACATCCGCGACTTCGCCACCTGCCGGCGCGCCTGCGAGGGCGCCGACCATGTGCTGCACGAGGCGGCGCTCGGCTCGGTGCCGCGCTCCATCGACGACCCGCTGCTCACCAACGGCTGCAACATCGACGGCTTCCTCAACATGCTGGTGGCCGCCCGCGACGCGAAAGTTCAGAGCTTCGTCTACGCCGCTTCCTCCTCCACCTACGGCGACTCGCCCGAGCTCCCCAAGGTGGAGGACAGGATCGGCCGGCCGCTCTCGCCCTATGCCGTGACCAAGTACGTGGACGAGCTCTACGCCGACGTGTTCGCCCGCTGCTACGGCTTCCCGAGCATCGGGCTCCGGTACTTCAACGTCTTCGGCCAGCGCCAGGATCCGTACGGCGCGTACGCCGCGGTCATCCCGCAGTGGTTCGCGAGCCTGATCAAGGGCGAGACGGTCTATATCAACGGCGACGGCGAGACGAGCCGCGACTTCTGCTATATCGACAACGTGGTTCAGGCCAACCTGCTCGCCAGCCTGGCGCCGAAGGACGCGCAGAACCGCATCTATAACGTGGCCTTCGGCGAGCGCACCACGCTCAACGAGCTCTTCGCGCTCCTCCGCGACGAGGTGGTGCGCCACAAGCCCGAGGCCGCCACCGCCGAGCCCGTGCACCGCGACTTCCGCGCCGGCGACGTGCGCCACTCCCTCGCGGATATCAGCCGCGCGCGCACCCTGCTCGGCTATGACCCGCGCTATGACGTGCGCGAGGGCCTCACCCTCGCGGGCGACTGGTACGCCGCCAACCTGTAG